A portion of the Oncorhynchus gorbuscha isolate QuinsamMale2020 ecotype Even-year linkage group LG19, OgorEven_v1.0, whole genome shotgun sequence genome contains these proteins:
- the LOC124006389 gene encoding growth/differentiation factor 6-A-like, whose translation MDAFQVLSLYLLLLFIWNIPCFQSAAIISPSMPRRNKGVKILHDGQRSTTFLKEIFASSPMLSRHREDFNKEAIVPHDYMLSIYRTYSAAERLGLNASFFRSSKSANTITSFVDRGTDDLLHSPLRRQKYLFDVSTLSDKEELVGAELRIFRKVPGDLQTSPTGLYDIQLLSCRSERLLDSRSLDPLDSRKPGWEVLDVWEMFKNRHHSAQGSQLCLQLKGTLGKSEMEIDLKQMGFDRTGRNQQEKAILVVYTRSKKRENLFNEMKEKIKSRGSGSRSEEERGLRFKARRRRTTALNNRHGKRHGKKSKSRCSKKALHVNFKELGWDDWIIAPLDYEAYHCEGVCDFPLRSHLEPTNHAIIQTLMNSMDPNSTPPSCCVPTKLSPISILYIDSGNNVVYKQYEDMVVEQCGCR comes from the exons ATGGACGCATTTCAAGTACTATCGTTATATTTGTTACTCCTCTTCATTTGGAATATACCATGTTTTCAGTCAGCTGCCATCATATCCCCCTCTATGCCAAGGAGAAACAAGGGAGTGAAGATACTTCATGATGGACAAAGGTCAACCACATTTCTCAAAGAGATCTTCGCATCTTCCCCTATGTTAAGCCGTCACCGAGAAGACTTTAATAAGGAAGCAATTGTGCCCCACGATTACATGCTCTCCATATACAGGACGTATTCGGCTGCAGAGAGACTCGGACTAAACGCAAGTTTTTTCCGCTCCTCAAAGTCTGCAAACACCATAACAAGTTTTGTGGACAGAGGAACAG ACGATCTCTTGCACTCTCCTTTGCGAAGACAAAAGTATCTGTTTGATGTCTCAACCCTTTCAGACAAAGAGGAGTTGGTTGGAGCTGAATTAAGGATATTTAGAAAAGTGCCCGGGGATTTGCAAACGTCCCCGACAGGTCTCTATGACATTCAATTACTCTCCTGTCGATCAGAACGGCTACTGGATTCCAGATCCCTTGATCCTCTGGATTCCCGAAAACCAGGATGGGAGGTTTTGGACGTGTGGGAAATGTTTAAAAACCGGCAtcattctgcccaggggagccaGCTTTGTCTCCAGCTCAAGGGCACTCTTGGTAAATCAGAAATGGAAATCGATTTAAAACAGATGGGATTTGACAGAACCGGTCGAAACCAGCAAGAGAAGGCCATCTTGGTGGTTTACACCAGGTCCAAGAAAAGGGAGAACCTGTTCAACGAAATGAAAGAGAAGATCAAGTCGCGCGGATCGGGGAGCAGgtcggaggaggagaggggcctGCGGTTCAAAGCCAGGCGCCGACGGACGACTGCATTGAACAATCGGCATGGGAAAAGACATGGCAAAAAGTCAAAATCTAGATGCAGTAAAAAGGCTCTGCACGTTAATTTCAAAGAGCTAGGGTGGGATGACTGGATCATTGCGCCATTGGATTACGAAGCGTACCACTGCGAGGGCGTGTGCGACTTCCCTTTGAGGTCGCATTTAGAGCCAACTAACCATGCCATCATTCAAACTCTCATGAATTCAATGGACCCCAATAGCACACCTCCTAGCTGTTGTGTTCCCACTAAACTAAGTCCCATCAGCATTCTTTACATAGACTCGGGTAATAACGTTGTGTACAAACAGTACGAGGACATGGTGGTAGAGCAGTGTGGCTGCAGGTAG